The DNA window TCAAATTTTTCCTTCAAAATATAACGCAGAATATCGGCCTTAAAAATATTATTCCTGATTTTTAAACTCCAATTCTGCTCCTGTTTTCAACTCAAAACCCTTATCCAGCGTTAAAGTGCCTTTTCTGGATTCTATAAATAATTGTGCATCGGAATCCTGCACAAAATCACCGGGCGTTTTAGAACCATCCACATTTCGTCCCATCTCAAAAGATGTCCTGAAGAAATAATGCTTTCCGTGGGCCTCCTCGTTTTGTAATGTAGTAAGAGCGAATACAGGAAAATAATCCTGTTTATATGATGAAACAGCATAATTCCCATTATGAAAAGAAGTATTATTTATGCTGTCATAGCTACATTTAACGACCTTTTTTATAGCTCTTAGTATATTTATCACGTATCACCCTCTTATAGAAGATTTCAAGTTCGATCTCTATCTTGTAAATATCAATCTTCAACCATTCATTTATACAAATTTAAAAAATATACATAAATAAACAAAGCATTTTATGCAATATTTTGTTATCAAATAAATATTTATTTCTATTATTTTAGAGATAGCAACCCGTACAGAATAAAAAAATTTTATCAACCGACAGAACTTACTATATTTGTTGGAAATTTAACGGACTATTATGCTGTCGATACTCATTCCTTGTTATAATTATGATTGTTCGGCATTGGTGCAGGAATTGTACCGACAGACTAAATTATTACCTTATCCCGTTGAAATACTGGTTGCTGATGATGCTTCATCCATGGATATATCACAACTGGAAAATAAGATAAATGCACTCGAGAATTGCAGATTCCTGAGGATGGAGTATAATTCGGGACGCGCCGTCATCCGGAATTATCTGGCCGGAATATCCCGTTACGAATGGCTACTGTTTCTCGATTGCGATGCAGCCATAATAAACAGCAATTTTCTGGCATGCTATATGGAAGCGACCAGCGGATACGATGTCGTATGCGGCGGTCTCAAATACCGTCGTCCTCTTCCCTCGTACGATCTCTCATTACGCTATTATTACGGTATTTCTGCAGAAGAACGTACGGCAGAGATGCGGAATAAAACACCATATGATAAATTCACAACATTCAGCTTCCTGATAAAAAGAGAGGTATTCCAACAGATACGTTTTGACGAATCGTTCTATAAATACGGACATGAAGATTCGGTTTTCGGAACAGAACTGGAAAAGCGTAAAATAAAAATTCTCCACATAGACAACCCTCTCTACCATGAAGGATTGGAAACAAACGATAATTTCCTGCGCAAAACCGAGATTTCCATTGAAAATCTTATTGCTTTACCCGCCGCAAGTAAAGTTAAATCCCGCCTGATGTATACCTATAAAAAAATTAAAAGCATTAAATTATCCCCTGTCGTCCGCCTGGTTTTCATTATTCTCCGCAAACCGTTGTCTCTTCATCTTACAGGAAAGCATCCCCGTATGAGACTCTTTGCTTTTTATAAACTGGGATATTTATGTTATATAGCTAAATAAGTAAAAAAGATGCTTTCAAAAAAACTATCAGGTATAACAGACAAATAAATCTCATTTTTTCTCATATATCTGCATTTCGCAACGAGTACAATCAAATTTCAATATCAGTTCCTTATTACCATAGTTCATCATCAACGGTTCTTTTAATTCTCCTCCGGCCGGTTTGCGTGTACAATATCCCAGCATAAAACGAATACAATGCCGGGTAAACATCAAAGGTACTTGTTCTACCCGTTTACACTCAAAAGCCGGTTCTATCTTTTCAACACCATGTTCCCGGTAAAATTTCTCAGCCAGACTATTAGCGACATTCCCTCTGTAAGACAAAATCTTTTCAGGATATGAGATTCTTCCATTTTCTTTTTTCCTGAGATCGGGACGATGAGCCAAACGGCGCGCCATCATCAAGCGTTCTATGGCAAGCCTTTTCAGCTCCGATAAATGTGAAGCAGGTATAAAACAGCCTTTACTTCCAGAAATATCTATATTATGAGGTTCAAAAATAGTATTTCCCAATTTTTCCAATAGCCGCTTTTGTTGTTCCCCTTGATCTTTACCGGCAGGCTCCAATACCATATCTCTACGAACCGTAACACATTTTCCGGTCTCATCTTGCAGAGACAAAGCTACTCCATCATACAACGGATATAAATGCATATCAAGTCCTATCCGCCTTTCTGCCGTTTTACGCAATAATCGTTTTTCAAATTCCTGGTCAAAATTGCGATACAATACGTCACCGGAAAAAACCGGGGGCATAGATGCAGGATATATCCGATCACCCTCTACCCGGTTGATCCGAAAACCGGAAAACTCACCGTTAGAATTAAAATAACCAATCCCGTCTCCATTATGTAACGTAATTTTAGTTTGTACCTGAATAAAATTATTTCCGGTACGAGCCACCTTCCCGACATATTCCCCTAATGACTTCGGGGTATCTTGGGAAACAATCATTTCTTTCGTCCGGCCATCCAAAAAATAATGGGTAAAACCACGATTAAAACTTTTCGCCAGATCAGGCTCAAAATCCAAACTGATACGACCGGATGACGCCCGGACATATTCAGACCTGCGGGAAAAAATCGAATCCAACATACGACGATAATAAGCCGTACAATTCTTTACATACGAAATTTCTTTGAGCCGTCCTTCTATTTTAAGAGAGGTAGCACCTGCATCCAGCAATTGTTCCAGCCTATCACTCTGGTTCAGATCCTTCAAAGAAAGCAGATGCTTATCTTTCGCAAGAATTTTTCCGTCTCCATCTCTCAATGTATACGGCAAACGGCAATACTGGGCACATTCCCCCCGATTGGCGCTACGACTGCACATAGCATGACTAAGATAACATTGTCCGCTATAACTAACGCAGAGTGCCCCATGAATGAAAACTTCCAAAGGCACATCCGTGCCACGGGCTATTCTACGTATTTCCTCCAACGATAATTCCCGGGCCAGTACGACCTGCGAAAATCCGGCTTCTTGTAAAAACCTGACTTTGTCCAGAGTCCGGTTATCAGTTTGAGTACTGGCATGTAAAGCAATAGGAGGAATATCAAGACGGGTAATTCCCATATCCTGTACGATAAGGGCATCTGCACCCGCACAATAGAGTTCCGCTATCAGTTTTTCCGCTTCCATGAGTTCATCCTCTTTCAAAAGAGTATTCAGGGCAACATATACACGTGCGTCATATTTGTGTGCCATCTCACACAACGCAGCAATATCTCCTACACTGTTTGCGGCAGCAGATCTCGCCCCGAAGCGGGGTGCTCCAATATATACAGCATCTGCCCCGTGCAAAATAGCTTCTTTTCCTACCTCCGCATTTTTTGCAGGGGATAATAATTCTATTTTACGAGGATTTTTCATCGAATATCCCTGATATCATAAGGAGTCTGTTGATAAACGAAATAGTTCAGCCAATTAGTGAAAAGCAGATTGGCATGTCCCCGCCAACGAACCAGCGGACCTTTTTCCGGATCATCCCCGATATAATAATGACGAGGGACCGCAATGTCAACTCCTTTCGCTATATCGCGTTTATATTCATTATCAAGAGTGCCTGCGGAATATTCCGAATGTCCTGTAATAAAAAACTCCCGTCCACCCCGGGCCATAACCATATAGACACCCGATTCTTCGCTTTCGGAAAGAATCGTCAATTCCGGAACCTTTGCTATATCATCATGTCTCACTTCGGAAAAACGGCTGTGAGGGACATAAAACTCATCGTCAAATCCTCTGAAAATAGGATTCTGGCAATCATACACCTTATGTCTGAACACCCCGAACATTTTTTCCTCCAACGAATACTTGGGAACCCGGTAAAAATGATACAATCCGGCTAAAGCAGCCCAGCAAATATATAGCGTAGATGTAACATGATGATGAGCCCAATCAAAAATATCCGTCAATTCGTTCCAATAATCGACATCTTCAAATTTCATCTGCTCCACCGGTGCTCCCGTAATAATCATGCCATCATAGTTCTCATCCCTGATGTCTTCAAACTCTTTATAAAACATCTGTATATGTTCTATCGGAGTATTACGGGAAATATGCCCTGAAGTGCGTATAAAATCCAATTCAATCTGTAAAGGAGTATTGGATAAAAGACGCAACAAATCTGTTTCAGTCACTATTTTAAGAGGCATTAAATTAAGAATCAACAGCTTTAACGGGCGAATATCCTGAGAGGAAGCCCGCAAATCGTCCATCACAAATATATTTTCCGCTTTTAATAACTCAACGGCCGGCAAGGAAGCCGGAATTTTTACTGGCATATTTTCCTGTTTTTTAATTCGAAAGTACAAAAGTACAAAAAAAAATTGATGCATAATCATGAAAAAAGCCGGCCTCATCAAAACACGCCTAAAACAATCTATATAAACACATTACACACACAAGCACATATAGCACATACCCTAAAATAAGTTATTGTAAATATAAATGTAACAAAAACGCAACAAAAAATATATGTTATAAAACATATTTTCTCGAGAATTGTTATTATATTTGCAACGACAAAAGAATTAAATATGAACCGTTCTTCAAATGGTGAAGAACACAAAAGCTGAAAATTATGAATGAAGTATTAAATGAAATCTCTGGTTTACAGTATCAAATACAAAGATACCAGGCAATGAAAAACGGCACAATGTGTCAATTATTGTATGCAAAATTGCAAAAACTGATGGCTCTGAAAGCTGTCGCTTAATAGTGAAAAAATAATCTAAAAATAAAATCTGAGTGGAAAAGGCACCTTTGTATAAAAGCAAAGATGCCTTTTTTTAATTCTTTTTTTCAGAAAAGGCTTTCCGGTCTCACGACCCAAAAGCCTCATTTAACCTAACCATGATAAATGTACATTGTAACATACCGCAACCCTGGCTTGCCACAACTCTCTAAATAGAATATTATTATGTTTGTGTTTCTTATTTACAAAGAGAAACATTTACCCTTATTTTTCAAAACATATTAGACGAATCAAGCTTTTTTCACTACAGAATGTAAGAAATAGACAATTAAAACAAATACAGTTTATCCGGAGCAAAAGCTTTTGTACTTTATATCATAATATATATCTTTGTAACAACAACACATCTAAACGATGCTTTCGTCCAAACTACGCACACTACTGAATATGCAGGGCAAGCGAAAGATTCTGCAATCGCTGGCCATAATCCTTGCGACCGCGCTCTGTAATTTAATAGGGTTAGCTGTATTATTGCCGATACTTATCCTCATCCTCGACAATAATAATATCCTTACCAATCCTGTACTATCATACCTATACCACAAAACAGGACTTGCCGATATTACATCATTTACTATAATCCTGTGTATATGCGTACTGGGGATTATATTATTAAAGAATATTTTTTATATTCTTCTGGTACAGAAACAAAGCCGCATATCTTTGTCTTTTTTCAGATTATACTCGACCCGGATGTATTCGACTTATCAGAATAAAGGACTGTTATATATTAAAAATCACAATACGGCTGAACTTATCAATAATGTAAACTCCGTATGCAGCAGATTGACCATGGGGGTTATATATCCATTATTCAATATGACAAGTGAAACCATACTCCTGATAATCATTACCGCCGGTTTATTGTGGTACAATGCATGGGTCGTATTACTTATCATGTGCATTATGGTTCCGGTGATACTTATAAACACTCTGTCCATTAAGCCCAGACTCGTGGAAAACGGTAAAGAAGAAAATAGATTACAAATATCCCAGAACAAAATCATGATGGAGTCTTTCCGGGGTTATGCCGAAATAGAAATCAATAACGCCCGTCCATTCGTCTTTAATCAATATAAAGAAGGGCTAAAAAAACTAAGTCGTTGCCGGACCCGCTCGGCAGTTTTAAGTGCCATGTCGGGTCGTTTCTCTGAAATAAGTCTTATTAGCGGAACAATCGTGTTTATAATTTTCTGCATATTATCGGGGAAAGAGCTTTCATCCATGAAAATGATGTTCGGCGTATTTGCCCTGGCAGCTTACCGTATAGTACCGGGCATCAATACTTTATCGGGATTATGGCTAACGATAAAACGAAACAGTTATGCCATAGATATTGTAGCGGACACTATCAGGGATGATCCGGAAGAAATTCCTTCGAGTATAGAGAACATCCCTTTTTCGAAACAAATTAAAATAAACGATCTTTGTTTCTCCTATGACGGTGAACATCCTGTGATACAACATTTAAATATCACCATTTTCAAAGGAGAAAAAATAGGTTTTAAAGCTCCTTCCGGAACAGGAAAAACTACTTTATTCCATCTACTCATGGGACTATATACTCCTCAAAAAGGAAATATAACGGTAGATAATACAAATATAACTCCCGAAAATATAAGCGTATGGCAAAAGCAATTGGCCTATGTATCTCAGGAAGTATTCATTCTGGATGCTTCACTGGCTGAAAATATAGCATTAGGGACAAACCGTGAACGTATAGACCGGGAAAAAATAGAACGCGTCATAGAAATGGCATCGTTAAGCGACTTCGTACATAATTTACCTAACGGACTTGAGAGTAACCCGGGTGAATTCGGTTGCCGCCTGTCGGGAGGTCAACGGCAGCGAATAGGCATAGCACGTGCTTTATATAAAGACGCATCTGTATTATTTTTTGACGAGGCAACATCGGCATTGGATAATGAAACGGAATGGGAAATCAACAAATCAATCAATCATCTTGCTGCAGAAAACAAGGAATTAACTATATTGATAATAGCACACAGAGAAAGCACGTTATCTTATTGCGACCGAATTATAAATCTATCGAAATGACTCCTGTACTGAAGAAACCGAATGAAATATTGCTGGAACAAGTAAACGAGCTGATTCTTGCCGGACATCATGTTCATCTACGGGTAAAAGGTATAAGCATGACTCCTACCCTGTTAAACGCAAGGGATATCGTCGAACTGGCACCCTGTAAAAAAAACAGATTGAAACGTCGGGATATTGTTTTATTCCGTTATAATGACCGGATTCTTTTACACCGTATTGTACGAAAAAACAAGAAAGGTCATTATAAAATATCAGGAGACGGCAACTGTTCAGGTTATGAATATGCCACTCCGAAAGATATCATAGCACAGGTCGTAAAAATAAAAAAAGAAAACAAAAATATAGACTGTAACCATTTGCTATGGCATATTTATTCTGAAATTTGGTTACTTTTACGGCCGGTACGGCGATATTTACTTTATGCGGGAAGATCTTTCTACAAACACTTAAATCACAAACGATATGAAAATAAAGAAAGGATATAAGACCAGGCAGGTAGCCGGAGAGTGCCTGGTCGTTGCACCGGGAGACCTGCACGTCGATTTTACACGTATTATCTCCTTGAATTCCACATCGGAATGGTTATGGAATTCTATCATCGGAAAAGAATTTAATACCGAAACCATTATTGATTTGCTATGTGAACAATATAATGTATCGAAAGACGAAGCGGAAAAAGACAGTAAAAACTGGATCGAACAACTTCGCCAAGCACAGCTTATCGAAGAATGAAAGAAAAAGGGTTGATAACGGCTTATAAAAATCGGGCAAAAGAACTGCTCCCCATCTTATTAGTATCTGTTTTATGGGATAAACCGGTCGATGAGAATCATTTCATGGACATGAATGATACTCTATGGAATGAAATTATTTCCATATCCGGACAACATGGCGTACTTGCTTTGGCTTTCGATGCTATGCTGACACTTCCAACTGAATTACAACCATCCCGTATCATCAGACTACAATGGTTCAATATGGTTTGTCAGGTAGAAAATTTCAACGAACGGATTTACCGGGTAATTTTTTTACTAGACAAGTTGTTTACAGACGCCCATATCCCCTATATGTTATTAAAAGGAATCGGAATTGCATCTTATTATCCTGTCCCGGAACATAGGTCCAGCGGCGATATAGATATATTTGTCCCGGAAAATGCAGAAAAAGCTATTAAAATAATAAAAAATGCCGGTGCGGTTCCCGACCATGATACGAAACGGCACTGTTGTTTATTCATTAACGGGGTGACAGTGGAAATCCATAGATACTGCATAGGGACAAAAGACAGAATGTTAGACAAACGTTACCAAATCATAAGCAAACGGTTATTAAAATATCCCCCACATCATATTCTTCTGCAAGACCATGTAATTCCTGTTCCGCCGATAATGTTTGATGCCTGGTTTTTACCTATGCATCTCATGCACCATTTCATCTATGTGGGTATAGGACTAAGGCATCTCTGTGACTGGATTATATTTCTGCGCCGTTATTCAGAAAAAATAGATAAAC is part of the Barnesiella propionica genome and encodes:
- a CDS encoding glycosyltransferase family 2 protein, whose translation is MLSILIPCYNYDCSALVQELYRQTKLLPYPVEILVADDASSMDISQLENKINALENCRFLRMEYNSGRAVIRNYLAGISRYEWLLFLDCDAAIINSNFLACYMEATSGYDVVCGGLKYRRPLPSYDLSLRYYYGISAEERTAEMRNKTPYDKFTTFSFLIKREVFQQIRFDESFYKYGHEDSVFGTELEKRKIKILHIDNPLYHEGLETNDNFLRKTEISIENLIALPAASKVKSRLMYTYKKIKSIKLSPVVRLVFIILRKPLSLHLTGKHPRMRLFAFYKLGYLCYIAK
- a CDS encoding peptidase U32 family protein, yielding MKNPRKIELLSPAKNAEVGKEAILHGADAVYIGAPRFGARSAAANSVGDIAALCEMAHKYDARVYVALNTLLKEDELMEAEKLIAELYCAGADALIVQDMGITRLDIPPIALHASTQTDNRTLDKVRFLQEAGFSQVVLARELSLEEIRRIARGTDVPLEVFIHGALCVSYSGQCYLSHAMCSRSANRGECAQYCRLPYTLRDGDGKILAKDKHLLSLKDLNQSDRLEQLLDAGATSLKIEGRLKEISYVKNCTAYYRRMLDSIFSRRSEYVRASSGRISLDFEPDLAKSFNRGFTHYFLDGRTKEMIVSQDTPKSLGEYVGKVARTGNNFIQVQTKITLHNGDGIGYFNSNGEFSGFRINRVEGDRIYPASMPPVFSGDVLYRNFDQEFEKRLLRKTAERRIGLDMHLYPLYDGVALSLQDETGKCVTVRRDMVLEPAGKDQGEQQKRLLEKLGNTIFEPHNIDISGSKGCFIPASHLSELKRLAIERLMMARRLAHRPDLRKKENGRISYPEKILSYRGNVANSLAEKFYREHGVEKIEPAFECKRVEQVPLMFTRHCIRFMLGYCTRKPAGGELKEPLMMNYGNKELILKFDCTRCEMQIYEKK
- a CDS encoding ABC transporter ATP-binding protein, encoding MLSSKLRTLLNMQGKRKILQSLAIILATALCNLIGLAVLLPILILILDNNNILTNPVLSYLYHKTGLADITSFTIILCICVLGIILLKNIFYILLVQKQSRISLSFFRLYSTRMYSTYQNKGLLYIKNHNTAELINNVNSVCSRLTMGVIYPLFNMTSETILLIIITAGLLWYNAWVVLLIMCIMVPVILINTLSIKPRLVENGKEENRLQISQNKIMMESFRGYAEIEINNARPFVFNQYKEGLKKLSRCRTRSAVLSAMSGRFSEISLISGTIVFIIFCILSGKELSSMKMMFGVFALAAYRIVPGINTLSGLWLTIKRNSYAIDIVADTIRDDPEEIPSSIENIPFSKQIKINDLCFSYDGEHPVIQHLNITIFKGEKIGFKAPSGTGKTTLFHLLMGLYTPQKGNITVDNTNITPENISVWQKQLAYVSQEVFILDASLAENIALGTNRERIDREKIERVIEMASLSDFVHNLPNGLESNPGEFGCRLSGGQRQRIGIARALYKDASVLFFDEATSALDNETEWEINKSINHLAAENKELTILIIAHRESTLSYCDRIINLSK
- the metA gene encoding homoserine O-acetyltransferase MetA; the encoded protein is MPVKIPASLPAVELLKAENIFVMDDLRASSQDIRPLKLLILNLMPLKIVTETDLLRLLSNTPLQIELDFIRTSGHISRNTPIEHIQMFYKEFEDIRDENYDGMIITGAPVEQMKFEDVDYWNELTDIFDWAHHHVTSTLYICWAALAGLYHFYRVPKYSLEEKMFGVFRHKVYDCQNPIFRGFDDEFYVPHSRFSEVRHDDIAKVPELTILSESEESGVYMVMARGGREFFITGHSEYSAGTLDNEYKRDIAKGVDIAVPRHYYIGDDPEKGPLVRWRGHANLLFTNWLNYFVYQQTPYDIRDIR
- a CDS encoding nucleotidyltransferase domain-containing protein, which produces MKEKGLITAYKNRAKELLPILLVSVLWDKPVDENHFMDMNDTLWNEIISISGQHGVLALAFDAMLTLPTELQPSRIIRLQWFNMVCQVENFNERIYRVIFLLDKLFTDAHIPYMLLKGIGIASYYPVPEHRSSGDIDIFVPENAEKAIKIIKNAGAVPDHDTKRHCCLFINGVTVEIHRYCIGTKDRMLDKRYQIISKRLLKYPPHHILLQDHVIPVPPIMFDAWFLPMHLMHHFIYVGIGLRHLCDWIIFLRRYSEKIDKRIYAADMEYIHMMRITRAFGHILTEKLGLPADMFPIGLTNDIKEKNDARRIYENIMYGGNFGRHLRFSTNRKILKLPTKFTSLLRFADSQWKQQMVDPLSGIRVLIGGLFPNSH
- a CDS encoding PqqD family protein; translated protein: MKIKKGYKTRQVAGECLVVAPGDLHVDFTRIISLNSTSEWLWNSIIGKEFNTETIIDLLCEQYNVSKDEAEKDSKNWIEQLRQAQLIEE
- a CDS encoding S24/S26 family peptidase — protein: MTPVLKKPNEILLEQVNELILAGHHVHLRVKGISMTPTLLNARDIVELAPCKKNRLKRRDIVLFRYNDRILLHRIVRKNKKGHYKISGDGNCSGYEYATPKDIIAQVVKIKKENKNIDCNHLLWHIYSEIWLLLRPVRRYLLYAGRSFYKHLNHKRYENKERI